One Chryseobacterium wanjuense genomic region harbors:
- a CDS encoding VOC family protein — protein sequence MSLITGLHHVTAITGDSQENIDFYTGVLGLRLVKKTVNFDYSDVYHFYFGDEFGTPGTIMTTFPYGKGLVNGRHGKGMLNTTAFSVSMDALDYWMNRLNQFNIPFKQPQQRFSGEVFIYLEDFDGLGLELVFNDKDNRKGYYNGFIPKDFAIKGIHHVEIWLDAYERTAALLTTQMDHKLIAESSDRFRFATEDVPGKYVDLLCTPNALKGLAGRGTVHHVAFATPNAETQLEMVEKLNKLGLEHTEVKDRKYFTSVYFKEPGGVLFEIATSGPGFDVDEEFASLGEQLSLPKQFEEKREHLVEVLPKINYPTEKFR from the coding sequence ATGTCACTCATCACAGGACTTCACCACGTAACCGCCATCACAGGCGATTCACAGGAAAATATAGACTTTTACACCGGAGTTTTAGGACTTCGATTGGTAAAAAAGACGGTAAATTTTGATTATTCCGATGTTTATCATTTTTATTTCGGGGACGAATTCGGAACTCCGGGAACGATTATGACGACTTTCCCGTATGGAAAAGGTCTGGTGAATGGGAGACACGGTAAAGGAATGCTGAATACAACAGCTTTTTCAGTGTCAATGGATGCGTTGGATTATTGGATGAACCGTTTGAATCAGTTTAATATACCTTTTAAGCAGCCTCAGCAAAGGTTTTCCGGAGAAGTTTTTATTTACTTGGAAGATTTTGACGGATTGGGATTGGAGTTGGTTTTTAATGATAAAGACAATAGAAAAGGCTATTACAACGGATTTATTCCAAAAGATTTTGCTATCAAAGGAATTCATCATGTAGAAATCTGGCTGGATGCATATGAAAGAACAGCAGCGTTGTTGACGACTCAAATGGATCACAAACTCATTGCCGAGAGTTCAGACCGGTTCAGGTTTGCAACGGAAGATGTTCCCGGAAAATATGTGGATCTGCTTTGCACTCCGAATGCGTTGAAAGGTTTGGCGGGAAGAGGGACGGTTCACCACGTGGCTTTTGCGACCCCCAACGCAGAAACGCAGCTTGAAATGGTTGAAAAATTAAACAAACTTGGCTTGGAACATACTGAGGTGAAGGACAGAAAATATTTCACTTCCGTATATTTTAAAGAGCCGGGAGGTGTTTTGTTTGAAATCGCCACTTCAGGCCCGGGATTCGATGTGGATGAGGAGTTTGCTTCCTTGGGTGAACAGCTAAGCCTGCCGAAACAATTTGAAGAAAAAAGAGAACATTTGGTTGAAGTTTTACCAAAAATTAATTATCCGACAGAAAAATTTAGATAA
- a CDS encoding cupin domain-containing protein: MKITRIFSDEKGESHFEDVEIPLLDQGEIGFLSEGIDVKKLQFRKVSADYDYDFHHAPQKQYIILLDGGVEIETSLGEIRQFQTGEILLVEDISGKGHKTKNLEKRERMSLFIHV, translated from the coding sequence ATGAAAATAACAAGAATCTTCAGTGACGAAAAAGGCGAATCTCATTTTGAAGATGTAGAAATTCCTTTACTTGATCAGGGTGAAATCGGTTTTCTGTCAGAAGGCATTGATGTCAAAAAACTGCAGTTCAGAAAGGTTTCCGCAGATTATGATTATGACTTTCATCACGCTCCCCAAAAACAGTATATTATATTGCTGGACGGCGGCGTGGAAATAGAAACTTCGCTTGGTGAGATCAGACAGTTTCAGACCGGAGAAATTCTTTTGGTTGAAGATATTTCGGGAAAAGGTCATAAAACGAAGAACTTAGAAAAGCGGGAGAGAATGTCTTTGTTTATTCATGTTTAA
- a CDS encoding Crp/Fnr family transcriptional regulator, with the protein MSENIIENVTRFINLSENEEKFFTDLLTLQTFPKKTVLLREGEICQFEGYIQKGCVRVYYLDDNGFEVTILFAIEDWWISDIASFQEQKPSRLYIETLEDSEIYMLNPTTKEKLLTEIPKFERVFRMLVQRNLSTLQSRLVNTISKSASDRYLEFIKVYPSIPQRVAQYYIASYLGVSKEFVSTIRKRLASKEK; encoded by the coding sequence ATGTCTGAAAACATCATCGAAAACGTAACACGATTCATCAACCTTAGCGAAAACGAAGAAAAATTTTTCACGGATTTATTGACGCTACAGACTTTTCCCAAGAAAACTGTCTTGTTGAGGGAAGGAGAAATCTGCCAGTTTGAGGGATACATCCAAAAAGGTTGTGTAAGAGTCTATTACCTTGATGATAACGGTTTTGAAGTAACTATTTTATTTGCCATTGAAGATTGGTGGATCAGCGATATTGCTTCATTTCAGGAACAAAAACCTTCACGATTATACATCGAAACTTTGGAAGATTCGGAAATTTATATGCTGAATCCTACAACGAAAGAAAAATTATTAACCGAAATTCCAAAATTCGAAAGAGTTTTCAGAATGTTGGTACAGAGAAATCTTTCAACCTTACAAAGCCGTTTGGTGAATACCATTTCAAAAAGCGCATCCGACCGATATTTGGAGTTTATCAAAGTTTATCCATCCATTCCGCAAAGGGTTGCGCAATATTACATTGCTTCTTATCTCGGAGTTTCTAAGGAATTTGTAAGTACAATCAGAAAACGTCTGGCTTCGAAGGAGAAATAG
- a CDS encoding glycoside hydrolase family 3 C-terminal domain-containing protein gives MFKKTAIVSLITLISASYMAQNTTALPVYLDDSKPVEQRVQDALSRMTLEEKIAMLHAQSKFSSAGVPRLGIPEFWTTDGPHGVRPEVMWDEWNQAGWTNDSIIAYPALTALSATWNKKMSWNYGKALGEEARYRKKDILLGPGVNIYRTPLNGRNFEYMGEDPYLTSKMVVPYIKGVQSNGVATSVKHFALNNQEMFRHTSNVKIDDRTLYEIYLPAFKAAVTEGDSWTIMGAYDMYKGQYASQNQYLLNDILKKEWNYKGVVVSDWGAVNSTEQAIHNGLDLEFGSWTNGLSEGNSNAYDNYYLAKPYLKLIKEGKVGTQELDDKVTRILRLAYKTTMNKNKPFGNIASEEHKAVAKEIGEEGIVLLKNQGNVLPIDINKAKKIAVIGENAIKIMTIGGGSSSLKVKYETLPLDGIKARFGKQADVQYARGYVGDIGGEYNGVKSGQNLKDDRSPGEILNEAVELAKKSDYVIFIGGLNKADFQDSEGNDRKSYELPYNQNNVISALAKANKNLAVVLVSGNAVAMPWVKEVPTIVQAWYLGSEAGNSIASILAGDTNPSGKLPFTFPVKLEDNAAHQLGEYPGNKEELAAGKGKDQNNPINIAYNEGILVGYRWHDTKKIKPLFSFGHGLSYTTFEFGKAKADKTTMTQDDKITISVTVKNTGKRAGAEVAQLYISDLKSSVQRPAKELKGFEKVFLNPGEEKEVTFSIDKTALSFFDADKHDWVAEPGDFEAQIGNSSDAIKTKVKFTLK, from the coding sequence ATGTTCAAGAAAACCGCCATTGTAAGTTTAATTACCCTTATTTCTGCTTCGTATATGGCTCAAAATACTACTGCTCTACCTGTATATTTAGACGATTCCAAACCTGTGGAACAGCGTGTTCAGGATGCTCTCTCCAGAATGACGCTGGAAGAAAAAATTGCGATGCTTCATGCACAGTCAAAATTCAGTTCAGCAGGTGTTCCGAGGTTGGGAATTCCGGAATTCTGGACAACAGACGGACCACACGGTGTTCGCCCGGAAGTAATGTGGGACGAATGGAACCAGGCTGGCTGGACCAACGACTCTATCATTGCTTATCCGGCACTGACAGCCCTTTCCGCAACATGGAACAAAAAAATGTCCTGGAACTACGGTAAAGCTTTGGGCGAAGAAGCACGATACAGAAAAAAAGATATCCTTTTAGGACCCGGAGTGAATATTTACAGAACTCCACTGAACGGAAGGAATTTCGAATATATGGGTGAAGATCCTTATCTAACCTCAAAAATGGTGGTTCCTTATATCAAAGGTGTTCAGTCAAACGGTGTGGCAACTTCGGTGAAGCATTTTGCGCTGAATAACCAGGAAATGTTCCGCCATACAAGCAATGTAAAAATCGATGACAGAACGTTGTACGAGATTTATCTTCCGGCTTTCAAAGCGGCGGTTACAGAAGGTGATTCCTGGACAATCATGGGAGCTTATGATATGTATAAAGGTCAGTATGCCAGTCAGAATCAGTATTTATTAAATGATATTTTAAAGAAAGAATGGAATTATAAAGGAGTTGTAGTTTCAGACTGGGGTGCGGTAAACAGTACAGAACAAGCCATACACAACGGATTAGACCTTGAATTCGGGAGCTGGACAAACGGGCTTTCGGAAGGGAATTCCAATGCTTATGATAATTATTATTTAGCTAAACCTTATTTAAAGTTAATTAAAGAAGGGAAAGTCGGCACACAGGAACTTGATGATAAAGTAACGAGAATTCTACGTTTGGCTTACAAAACCACGATGAATAAAAACAAACCTTTCGGAAACATCGCTTCTGAAGAACACAAAGCTGTGGCCAAAGAAATCGGCGAAGAAGGAATCGTTTTGTTGAAAAATCAAGGAAATGTACTTCCGATTGATATTAATAAAGCTAAAAAAATTGCCGTAATCGGTGAAAATGCCATCAAAATCATGACTATCGGAGGAGGTTCTTCTTCTTTAAAAGTAAAATATGAAACCCTTCCATTAGACGGAATTAAAGCCAGATTCGGAAAACAGGCAGACGTACAATATGCAAGAGGCTATGTGGGAGACATCGGTGGAGAATACAATGGGGTAAAATCCGGGCAAAACCTGAAAGACGACCGTTCTCCGGGTGAAATTTTAAATGAAGCTGTAGAATTAGCTAAAAAATCCGACTATGTTATTTTCATCGGAGGTTTAAATAAAGCTGATTTTCAGGACAGTGAAGGGAATGACAGAAAAAGCTATGAACTTCCTTATAATCAGAACAATGTAATTTCTGCATTGGCAAAAGCCAACAAAAATCTTGCGGTGGTTCTGGTTTCAGGAAATGCGGTGGCTATGCCTTGGGTGAAGGAAGTTCCGACGATTGTTCAGGCTTGGTATCTGGGTTCTGAAGCAGGAAATTCTATTGCTTCGATCTTAGCTGGTGACACAAACCCTTCAGGAAAACTGCCGTTTACATTCCCTGTGAAGCTGGAAGATAATGCAGCTCATCAATTGGGAGAATATCCGGGAAATAAAGAAGAATTGGCTGCCGGAAAAGGAAAAGACCAGAATAATCCAATCAATATTGCTTATAACGAAGGAATTTTGGTAGGCTATCGTTGGCATGACACGAAAAAAATTAAGCCTTTGTTCAGTTTTGGACATGGTCTGAGCTATACAACTTTTGAATTTGGAAAAGCAAAAGCCGATAAGACAACGATGACGCAGGACGACAAAATAACAATCTCCGTTACCGTTAAAAACACCGGAAAAAGAGCCGGAGCAGAAGTTGCACAGTTGTATATCAGTGATTTGAAATCGTCTGTTCAGCGTCCTGCAAAGGAATTGAAAGGTTTTGAAAAGGTATTTTTGAATCCGGGTGAAGAAAAAGAAGTGACATTTTCGATTGACAAAACCGCTTTAAGCTTCTTCGATGCCGATAAACACGACTGGGTGGCCGAACCGGGAGATTTTGAAGCACAAATCGGAAATTCTTCCGACGCTATTAAAACAAAGGTGAAGTTTACATTGAAGTAA
- a CDS encoding ring-cleaving dioxygenase, with amino-acid sequence MENRILGLHHITAIADNAKRNLDFYTQVLGVRLVKKTVNFDDPGTYHFYFGNEEGTPGTILTFFPWEGIGKGTNGSGLATHIGYSVPKGSLEFWKNRLQQFNINVEEGEIFGEKLISFQDPDGLQLQFIESATPDNRKVWTTDDIKDENALKGFHNITLTLRKADPTIKVLTDIFGYDLQKQEGERYRFATDAIETANLVDIIENDKISAGRNAAGTNHHVAFRVKNDNVLMEFREKVLSAGLNITPKIDRDYFYSLYFREPGGVLFEIATDNPGFTVDEPLNELGTSLKLPKQHEGLREKIEEVLPKLS; translated from the coding sequence ATGGAAAATAGAATTTTAGGTTTGCATCACATTACAGCGATCGCAGACAACGCAAAAAGAAATTTAGATTTTTATACTCAGGTTTTGGGAGTTAGACTGGTAAAGAAAACGGTGAATTTTGATGATCCGGGAACTTACCACTTTTATTTCGGAAACGAAGAAGGAACTCCGGGAACGATCTTAACATTCTTTCCGTGGGAAGGAATTGGAAAAGGCACCAACGGTTCCGGTTTAGCTACACACATCGGATATTCCGTTCCAAAAGGAAGCTTGGAATTCTGGAAAAACAGATTGCAACAATTTAATATAAATGTAGAAGAAGGGGAAATTTTCGGGGAAAAACTGATTTCATTTCAGGATCCGGATGGCTTACAATTACAGTTCATCGAATCAGCAACACCTGACAACAGAAAAGTCTGGACAACTGATGATATTAAAGATGAAAATGCTTTGAAAGGCTTCCACAATATCACATTGACATTGAGAAAAGCAGATCCGACAATCAAAGTATTGACAGATATTTTCGGGTACGATTTACAAAAACAGGAAGGTGAAAGATACCGTTTTGCAACCGATGCGATTGAAACAGCAAATCTTGTCGACATCATTGAAAATGATAAAATATCAGCAGGAAGAAATGCTGCGGGAACCAATCACCACGTTGCATTCAGGGTGAAAAATGATAATGTTTTAATGGAATTCCGTGAAAAAGTTTTATCTGCAGGATTGAATATCACTCCGAAAATCGACAGAGATTATTTCTACTCACTGTATTTCCGTGAACCGGGCGGTGTTTTATTTGAAATCGCGACCGATAACCCGGGATTCACTGTGGATGAGCCTTTGAACGAATTGGGAACAAGCTTAAAGCTTCCAAAACAACACGAAGGACTACGCGAAAAAATTGAAGAAGTTTTACCGAAATTATCATAG
- a CDS encoding alpha/beta hydrolase, with the protein MSHTLDIKTGGKSLNEAEKVLIMIHGRGGSAQDIVSLSQHLNVKDYALLAPQATNGTWYPFSFMAPVEQNEPWLSSAVETVEKTVQTALDAGIKSENIYFFGFSQGACLTLEFLARNAQKFGGAAAIIGGVIGEKIDRENYKGDFAQTPIFLGTSNPDFHVPVERVYATANILKEMNADVTEKVYANFGHSINQEEIEWANALIFK; encoded by the coding sequence ATGAGTCATACTTTAGATATAAAAACAGGAGGGAAATCATTGAATGAAGCTGAAAAAGTGTTAATCATGATTCACGGAAGAGGAGGAAGTGCACAGGATATTGTAAGCTTATCACAGCATTTGAATGTGAAAGATTATGCCTTATTAGCTCCTCAGGCGACCAACGGAACCTGGTATCCTTTTTCGTTCATGGCTCCGGTTGAGCAAAACGAACCGTGGCTGTCATCTGCTGTTGAAACGGTTGAAAAAACAGTTCAAACCGCTTTGGATGCAGGAATTAAATCCGAAAATATTTACTTTTTCGGATTTTCGCAGGGGGCTTGTCTTACGTTGGAATTTTTAGCAAGAAATGCTCAGAAGTTCGGTGGAGCAGCAGCGATTATCGGTGGAGTTATCGGTGAAAAAATCGATCGTGAAAATTATAAAGGTGATTTTGCCCAGACTCCGATTTTCCTGGGAACAAGCAATCCGGATTTTCATGTTCCGGTGGAAAGAGTGTATGCAACGGCCAATATTTTAAAGGAAATGAATGCTGATGTAACGGAAAAGGTTTACGCAAATTTCGGACATTCTATCAATCAAGAGGAAATTGAATGGGCGAATGCTTTGATTTTTAAATAA
- a CDS encoding GNAT family N-acetyltransferase, with amino-acid sequence METTKVLMGNVRGEIQLFSDDNKAGKMDISVIGKKLTVYHTEVNEEYEGRGFAKILLEKLVSYARENDLKILALCPYVHAQFKRHPEEYQDVWLKEEE; translated from the coding sequence ATGGAAACTACAAAAGTGCTCATGGGAAACGTGAGAGGTGAAATTCAACTTTTCTCAGACGATAACAAAGCAGGGAAAATGGATATCTCGGTAATCGGAAAAAAATTAACCGTTTATCATACCGAAGTGAATGAAGAATACGAAGGAAGAGGTTTTGCAAAAATTTTACTGGAAAAACTGGTTTCCTACGCAAGAGAAAATGATTTGAAAATTCTGGCGTTGTGTCCCTATGTTCATGCCCAATTCAAACGCCATCCTGAAGAATATCAAGATGTTTGGTTGAAAGAAGAGGAATAA